The Falco naumanni isolate bFalNau1 chromosome 1, bFalNau1.pat, whole genome shotgun sequence genome window below encodes:
- the STBD1 gene encoding starch-binding domain-containing protein 1, translating into MARDRGPPVLQPPAAAPRPAALPAEGRAWGWLGAGLWPALLVGLLAALVAWFWYGGRDGRGEEGGRAAAGEGPRGARSQAAAAGEPPGSGEPELRGAEAAALALPRGPGEDPAAVAGKEHNHVRSSEPLEVERQLPKRGATDPREHPPAGTHGGPAGEQRAQVGPASDGWCTNSAGASDDVCKDGSEERPGQPAESRDLDQEEWEVVSEHLAWGEAGKDSSVEDSDSKEWDQGDCPDGDLKAKRVAAVPPMFQNIHVTFRVHYFTHSDAQLIGVTGDHECLGQWHSYVPLKYDKDGFWSESISLPVDTKVEWKFILVENGKVRRWEECGNRTLVTEHEDQMVHQWWGYH; encoded by the exons ATGGCCCGGGACCGCGGCCCGCCCGTGCTgcagccgcccgccgccgcgccgcgtCCGGCCGCCCTGCCCGCCGAGGGCCGcgcctggggctggctgggagcgGGGCTCTGGCCGGcgctgctggtggggctgctgGCCGCCCTCGTCGCCTGGTTCTGGTACGGCGGCCGCGACGGGCGAGGCGAggagggcggccgggcggcggccggCGAGGGGCCCCGGGGGGCGAGGAGCCAGGCGGCGGCCGCAG GGGAGCcgccggggagcggggagccGGAGCTGCGGGGCGCcgaggctgctgccctggccttGCCGCGGGGGCCAGGAGAGGATCCAGCGGCTGTAGCCGGGAAGGAGCATAACCACGTCCGCAGCAGCGAGCCTCTGGAGGTGGAGCGGCAGCTCCCGAAGCGGGGTGCCACCGACCCCAGGGAGCACCCGCCGGCTGGCACCCACGGCGGCCCGGCAGGCGAGCAGAGAGCCCAGGTGGGACCCGCAAGTGACGGATGGTGCACGAACTCAGCCGGAGCCTCTGATGATGTTTGTAAGGATGGGAGTGAGGAGCGGCCGGGTCAGCCAGCTGAGAGCAGGGACCTGGACCAGGAAGAGTGGGAAGTTGTTTCCGAGCACCTGGCCTGGGGGGAGGCTGGCAAGGACAGCAGCGTGGAAGACTCTGACAGCAAGGAATGGGATCAAGGAGACTGCCCTGATGGGGACTTGAAAGCCAAGAGAGTTGCAGCCGTGCCCCCCATGTTCCAAAATATCCATGTGACTTTCCGTGTGCACTACTTCACACACTCTGATGCTCAGCTGATTGGTGTTACTGGTGACCATGAGTGTCTGGGCCAGTGGCACAGCTACGTTCCCCTCAAGTATGACAAGGATGGCTTCTGGTCTGAATCCATTAGTTTGCCAGTAGACACCAAAGTAGAGTGGAAATTTATCTTGGTGGAGAATGGGAAGGTCCGACGTTGGGAAGAATGTGGTAACAGGACCCTAGTGACTGAACATGAAGATCAAATGGTTCATCAGTGGTGGGGATACCATTAA